The Gemmatimonadota bacterium DH-78 region GAGATGGAGATGTCGGTGCCGCGCACGCAGCTCCCCGAGGGGATGAACCCCGAGGTGGGCCAGCAGCTGCAGATGCAGACGCCCGACGGCCAGGCGGTTCCGGTGCGGGTGACGGGCACCTCCGACGAGGCGATCGACCTCGACGCGAACCACCCCCTCGCCGGCCAGGACCTCATCTTCGACATCGAGCTGGTGAAGGTGGGCTGAGGCCCGCTCGGGTCCGGGAACCGGCGCCGCGTCAGTTCCCGGTCCCGGCCGCCTCCGCGGCCGCCACACCCGCCAACTCGGCGAAGACCCCGTCGACCGCGGAAGCCTCCGCGGTCGGCCGGTCGATGTACACCGCGAGCACGAAGGGCTCGCCCTCCGGCGGCCAGACGATACCGACGTCGTTGCTCGCGTTCCCGCAGCTGCCCGTCTTGTCGCCGACCCGCCACCCCGCCGGGATCCCGGCCCGGATGCGGTTGTCGCCGGTCCGGTTGGCGACGGCCCATTCCTGGAGCTGATCCCGGGCACCCACGGGCAGCCCATCCCCCAGCGCGAGCCGCTGAATGAGCGTCGCCATCGCCTCCGGCGTGGTGGTGTCGCGCTCGTCGCCCGGGGCGTTCTCGTTGAGCGCCGGCTCGGTGCGATCGAGTCGGGTGGCCGAGTCCCCGTGGCGGCGGAAGAAGTCGGTCAGCCCCGCCGGTCCCCCGGTGCGCTCGAGCAGCAGGTTCGCGGCCGTGTTGTCGCTCACGATCACCGCGGCCTCGGCCAGATCGCGCACCGTCATGCCCCCTGCGGCCACATGCTCGCGCGCCGAGGGGGCGTAGTCGAGCAGATCGCTCTCGTCGTAGGGCAGCACCTCGTCGAGCGCGGGGTCGTCGCCCACCGCACGCTCGAGCATCATCGCGGCCAGCGGCAGCTTGAAGGTGGAGCACATCGCGAAGCGCTCCTCCCCGCGATAGCTGTCGATCACCGCGCCCTCCCCGTCGACCATCGCCACCCCGATCCGTCCGCCCACCTCCTGCTCGAGCGCCGCGGCACGCTCCGCGAGCTCGGAGGACTCCGGAGCGATGTCGGCAGCCGGCGGATCGTCGGAGTGCTCGGCGCTGGAGTCGGCGGGGGCGCAGGCGGCCAGGGCCGAGAGCGTCAAACCGAGGGCACCAGCTAGACGCGGGTGCAGACGTGGAATCATTCGAAGCTCCGTGAGGAAGGTCGGCGGGCGGCCGCGAGGGCCGCGATCCGCTGCTGGGCGACGGGGAGGGCAAGATCACCGGGGTCGTGCAGCGGCGTCCAGCGCACGGGCTCGTCCGACGCCGTGCCTCCGACGCCTGCCCCGACATCGCCCTCCACCGCCACCATCCAGGGCCGGTAGATGACGTGCAGGTGGGAGAACTGGTGGGGCACCGGGTCGAGTCGCTCGCCGGGCCCGTCCACCGCGGTGAGCCCGAGGTCCGCGGCGAGTTCGCGCACGCCAGCCTGCACCGCTCGATCGGCTGCGCGGAGTCCCAGAGGAACCGACGGAAACTCCCAGAGGCCGGCGAGCAGCCCCTCCGCCGGACGGCGGCGCAGGAGGGCGACGGGGGCGTCGGCCGGCGCCTTCCCATCGGCCGAGCGCACGAAGACCCCCACCGCCCGCAGCTCCTTCCGCACCCGCGCTCGCTTCTTCGGAGCGGGGCGCTCCTCGACGGTGCCGGCCGCGAGGGCCCGGCAGTGTGCGCGCACCGGACAGCCGCCGCACGCCGGGTTGCGCGGGGTGCAGACGGTCGCGCCCAGCTCCATGAGCGCCTGATTGAAGTCGCCGGGCCGCGCGGGATCGACCACGCGTTCGGCCCAGTCACGCACCTCGGCGGTACCGGGTCTCGGCTCGTCGGCGAGGCGCGCGTATACCCGGCGCACGTTGCCGTCCACCGCGGGCACGGCCCGCTCGAAGGCGATCGAAGCGATGGCGCCGGCCGTGTACTCGCCCACCCCCGGAAGCGCCCGCAGCCCCTCGAAGGAGTCGGGCACCGCGCCGCCGTGGTCCTCGGCGACCACCCCGGCTGCCCGATGCAGGTTGCGCGCGCGGGAGTAGTACCCGAGGCCCTCCCACGACTTGAGCACGTCGTCGAGAGGTGCGTCGGCGAGCGCCTCCACCGTGGGGTAGCGCTCGAGCCAGCGAAGGTAATAGGGCACCACGGTCTCGACCCGCGTCTGCTGCGCCATCACCTCCGACACCCAGATCGCGTACGGGTCGCGGGTGTCGCGCCAGGGCAGGGGTCGGGCGACGTCGTCGTAGAAGGCGAGCAGGGCGCGACGGAACGCCCCGAGGGCGGCGTCGGACGAGCGGAGTCCGGGCATCGCTACTCCTCGTCCGGCTCCTCTTCCCCCGGCTGATAGACCGCGAACTCGATGCGGCGCCCCCGCATCTGGGTCACCCGGAAACGGCCGTCCTCGGTCTCGATCACGTCGTCGATTCGGGCCACGCGGCCGATCTCGGCGAAGAGCCAGCCTCCGAGCGTATCGGCCGAGTCGGCGTCGACATCGGAGAGCTCGAATCGCTCGACCACGTCGCGAAGCGGTACCCCGCCCCAGATGCGCCACGCTCGCTTGCCCTCGATCCGCTGCCAGTTCTCGGGCTCGTCTTCCTCGTGCTCATCCTGGATCTCGCCGACGATCTCCTCGATCAGATCCTCGAGGGTGACCAGCCCGGCCGTGCCCCCGAACTCGTCGAGCACGATCGTCATCTTGGTGCGTTTGGCGCGCATCTCGGGAATCAGGTCCTCGACGAGCTTCGACGCCGGGGCGAACTGCGCCGGGCGCAGGATGTCGGCGAGCTGCCCGCCCCCGTCGGTGAGCGTCTGCCACAGATCGCGGGCGAGCAGGATCCCGACCACGTTGTCGACCGTCTCGTCGTAGACCGGCAGGCGCAGATGCCCCTGGCCGAGCATGACGGTGCGGGCCTCCTCGAGGGTGGCGGTGATGGGCACGGCAGTCATGTCGATGCGGGGCGTCATGACCTCGCCCACCGTCACCTCGTCGAGCCGAATGACGTTGGTCACCACCTGCCACTCGTCTTCGTCGAGGGTGCCCTCGCGCCGTCCGATCCCGGCCAGTACCTCGAGCTCCACCCGCGACACGGTCGGCTGCTCGTTGCCGCTCGCGATGGCGCGTGAAAAGAGCGACAACGGCACGAGGATCGGCTTCATGATCCACACGAGCGACCGCAGGACGTAGGCGGTGGGGGCGGCGAGCTGCTTCCAGAAGGTGGCGCCCACCGTCTTCGGAATGATCTCGGTGACCACCAGGATCACGAAGGTGAGCACGGCCGAGAAGGCCGCCACCCACGCCTCGCCGAACACGGTGTAGGCCAGCGATCCACCCATCGCCGCTCCCATCGTGTGCGCGATGGTGTTGAGGGTGAGGATCGCGGCGATCGGCTCGTCGATCTTTGCCTGCATCGCCTCGAGCAGGTCACCTGCAGGCTCGCCGTTCTCCTTCATCACGGCCACGTGACCGCGGGTGATGGAGAGCAGCACCGCCTCGAGAATCGAGCAGAGAAACGAGACGGACAGCGACGTCGAGAGAACCCAGAAGAGCGTAGTCATGGTGCCCGGAAGATCGGGGCAGGTGGAGCGTCGCGACAGGCTCGGGGGTGCTTGGGATTGCGACTTCGTGGCATCGGAGGCCCCGCCTCGGTCTCTTCGTTGCACTGTGGCCGCAATGTGGAAAACCGAATAAGACGCGGATCTTGAGTGTCTTGTGCGTTTGCTGTTTCGGTTGGCAGAGATCAAATTGCAATTGCACGCCAATTGCAATATCCGTCTCCGGCCAATCGTCATGAAGCTTCCAGAGTCCCCGCCAGATCACCAGGAGTTGCTTCGCGATCTCCCGCGGAGTCGTCTCGGGGCGGTGATCCCGCACTCGCAGGTCACGGTGTCGGGAAGCTACCTGCACTGGGATCAGCTCCGGCATCGAACACCGCCGGGCGATCTCACGCACGCCGAGTGGTGGCTCGGGGTGCGGCTGGCCCGCGCAGGCGCGATGGAGGCATTGCCGTTCACACAGAAAGACGGCCGCCCCTTCGTGCTCGTTCACGCGCCCCCGATCCGCGAAGGCCTTCATCGAATCGACCAGAGTTTCGGCATGTCGGCCGGATCGAACGGAGCGGTGCGGGACATCGTCGATGCCCACGGCACCAGCTACCTGCTGGTCAACTCACTGATCGAGGAGGCCATTCGGTCGAGCCAGCTCGAGGGGGCCTCGACCACGCACGACGCAGCCAAGGACATGATCCGGGAAAAGCGCCAGCCTTCGGACAGAAGTGAGCGCATGATCATGAACAATTACGCTGCGATGGAGCGACTCGAAGATCTGAGCAGAGAGCCCTTGACCGCAGAGCACGTTCTCGAGCTCCATCGGATTCTGGTGGACGGCACCCTCGACGATCCGACGAGGGCCGGTGTCTTCCGCACCGATGACGACAACATCGTCGTGGGCCTGCTCCATTCCATCGAGACTGCGCATGTACCGCCACGGGCGGCTGAGCTCGCGGAGCGACTGGATGTGCTCGTCGCGTTCGCCAACGACGAGTCGCCCGATCGCTGGCTGCACCCCGTCCTGCGATCGATCCTGATCCACTTCATGATCGGGTACGACCACCCGTTCGTCGACGGAAACGGAAGGGTGGCAAGGGCGCTGTTCTACTGGTCGATGCTGCGCTACGGGTATCCCCTGGCCAAGTTCCTGTCCATCTCCCGAGTGCTCCGCCACGCGCCTGCGAAGTACGCGCGAGCCTACCTCTACTCGGAGACCGATGGCGGAGACGTCACCTACTTTCTGGACCACCAGATCGGGGTCATCCGGAAGAGCGTCGAGTCGCTCGAGCAGTACGTGCAGAAGAAGGCCGAAGACATCCGCGAAGTCGAACAACAGGTCCGGGCCCGTCACGACCTGAACCATCGACAGATCCGGCTTCTCGCACACGCTCTTCGGAAGCCCGGGGCGAAGTATACCGTCCGGTCTCACGAGGCCAGCCATCGCGTGGCCTACAACACCGCACTCGCAGACCTCCGCGATCTGGTCGACAAAGGACTGCTGTTTCAGTCGAAGGAGGGGCGGCAGTTCGTGTTCATCGCGCCGAACGATCTCGGTCGGCGGTTGAAGCGAGTGGAGCCTTCGCGGGGGGACCGTCAGCGCGACCCGTAGGCCCCGCACCGGGGACTCGCCGGCGGCTGGGCATCGCGCGGGGGGAGGGAGACTCCGGGCAGCGGCCCTTCGACCATGGCGCGCACCTGTACCCGCTCCACCGACAACTCGTCGTAGTGGATTCCGAGCACGGAGGTGGCGTCGAAGTCGAGTGCGAAGAATCGCGGCGGCAGTTCCAGACGGGCGGTCGGCACGCCGTCTTCGTAGGCCGTCCAGGTGAGCGCCTGCACGCCGGGCCGCTCGGGGTCTTCCACCCACAGCCGACCGTCGCGGCCCACGGCGATCGCGCCGAAGGCCGGCAGTTCGTCGGGATAGACCGCGGCGGTCGAGGGGCCGATGCCATCCTCCGGAAGGTGCTCGCGCGCCTCGCGCATGCGCTCGTGGGCGTCGATGTGGTCCTGCGTGAGCGCGCCCCCCGTGGAGAAGGTCTCGATGGACTCCGTGGTCGACAGGTCGGCCGCGAACCTGGTGATGCCCCGGCCGTCCTGACCGCCGTAGTACACGGCGTCCGGCGCCACGGCGAAGACGGCTCTGCCGCCCATGCGCTGGGCGCGCGTCGGGCTCCGGGGCTCCGGCGGCGCGACCGCCGCGCGGGCGGGAAGGCCCGTCACGGAGTCCACCACCTCTCCTTCGAGCGTGACGAGCAGCAGCGACATCGTCTCGCGGAAGGGTGCACCGGCCTCGACCTCGGGAGCCGGCTCGCGGCGGGTTGCGACGAAGAGACCGTTCGCGAGACGCCCCCTCACCTGCGGGGCTCCACCGGGCCCGGCGCTCGGGGAGGTCGCCACGGCGTCGCCTTCGGGGCCGAGTACGGTCAGGCGGCCCGGAAAGAAGTCGGTGACCGCCATGGTGTCGCCCCCGAGCGCGAACATCCGCCCGGGAAACATGAACTCCCCCGGTCCCTCACCTCGCCCGCCGAAGGTGCGGAGGTACCGGCCGTCGGTGTCGTAGACCCGAATCTCGGCGGATCCGCAGTTGAGTACGGCGAGAGAGCCGTCCTGCCGCACCACCGCATCGGCGACCCCGTCGAGCAGATAGGGCTCTTCGCCGTCGGTCGACCCGATGGAGACGAGGGGGGCGCTCAGCGTGTAGGTGGCGAGTGCGGCGGGCGTGGAGTCGGCCCCCTCCGAGCCGCCGTCGGCGCAGCCCGCGCCGATCAGCGCCAGGGTCGCGGAGCACAGCACCTTCAGCGGATCGAACATCACTCCCCCCGAGCAGACGGACCGCGGTCGAGTCGCAACGGTGCGTGGGGACTCCGTGCGGGCGCAAGCGCCGGGCGGCCGGAGTGTGGCCGTGTCAGGGCGCGTTCCGATCGTACCAGAGCCCAAATGACCTCCGTCGACCCACGATCGGGATGTTGAGCACCCATGAGGGTATCAAGATACCGATCGCGAAATATCTGGACGCGTTTGGTATGTTCGGCCCCCTGGATGGCCACCCCGTCGGCGACCCCGCCGGTGACCTGACGCCCTCGCGCCTCGCCAGCCCCACATGCTCATCCGCCCTTGTCGATCCGAAAGAGGGCCACCGCCGACACGTCCAGCTCGCCGAGCAGCGCCACGAGAACGTGGTCGTCCGACGCGTCGAGGATGGCGACGACTCCGGGCAGGTCAATCCATCCGAGCAGTTCCCCGTCGCGGGTCACGATTCGCCACTCGCCCGCAGGATTCAGGGGGAGCCCGTACCGGCGTGTCCAGGTGTTGCCCTCCCGGTCGACGAAGAACGAATCCCAGTAGGGGAGCGGGCCATCGTGGCGGTCGAGATTCTCCTCGAGCTCCATCCGTTGTGCCGCCACGGACGCCTCGTCGCGACCCACCGACTCCGCCGATTCTGCGAAGAAGTCGAGGAATCGCGATCGGAACTCGGCCGTGAACGGCTCCGCTTCCTCATTCCAGCGAGCGATCTGGGTCAGCTCTCCGGAGGCGTCGAACCAGCGCACCTCGGGGCGATCCGCGCGCGCCCAGGCGAAGCCCCCGGGGTATCCGCCCGCCGCACCGGCCACTCGGATGGCGCCCGGAGGAGCCGCCCGACTTCCGTACCAACGCCGGAGGTAGGGGAGCACCGCGAGGGTATCCACCCGGCTGCCCTCCGGGTAGCTCGACAGGATCGGCTGTGTCTCGAACACCCATTCCTGCCGGATCTCATCGACGGCGCTGTAGCCGCCACCGGGCACCAGCAGAAGGCGACCGTCGTCGGTGATGGCGGAGACTCGGTGCAGGAAGCCGCCCGCCTTCGAGCGAGTAGAGAGCAACTCCCCTTCCGACGACAGCCAAGTGATCCGGCGAAGCCTGCCGTCGGACACGAGAATCGAGTCGCCGTGGAGGAGGATCGCGTCGAACGCCTGGTACTCACCGGGGCCTTCCCCCTTCCGACCCCAGGTGGCTGCCACCGACCCGTCGGGGGCGATCCGGTAGATCGTCCCCTCCGAGAACTCGCCGATCAGGGCGCCACCATCAGGGAGGATCCGCCCGGACTGTGGCCAGGTGAACATAGGCCCTTCGGCGTCCCACCCGACCGCGAAGACGGCCGCGGCGTCGACCTGCCATGCCGTCGCCTGGACGGCGTCGTTCTCGACGATGCGCACGCCGGCCGAGTCCCGGACCGCGACGCCTGAAGGCGGGTCAGAGGTGGGCTCGCCTCGGCATCCGATCGCGAGGCCGGCGAGCATGGCAAGAGCGAGTTTCCGGAGGGGCGTCATCGCGGCTGGTCTCGTTGGTGGTGCAAAGCAGGTTACCCGCTCTCGATTCGGTACTGCACCACGTACTCCTCGTCGAAGGCACCCCGTTCCAGCGTCCACACGCGGCGCCCCTCGGAGTGAAGCAGTTCAATGTCTTCGAATGAACGGTGGTTCGTACGCGAGGGAAAGCGCACCGTGCCCAGGAACCGGCCTTCGTCGGTGATCACGTCGAAGGTGAGGTCCTGTGCCCAGGTCCGCGGCGGGTTCGCGAACCGCTCGCGTTCCGCCCGCTCCTCAGCGGTTTCGGCCCTCTGGGTTGCCGACTCATACATCGCGATCCAGATCCGCCCGTCGTGATCCATGCGAAAACGCGCCCAGACGGGTTTGTCCGCGGGGATTGGAGACGGGTCGCTGTCTCGCCGGGCCGCGAAGTGATCCTCGAGCCGTTGAAGCTCGGCTCGCTCCTCGGCCACGTACGGCACCCGGTCCGCGCGACGTTCGATGCGGAGGGTGGCGCCGTCCGGAGCGGGGAGGTGGATCGCGTACTCGTCGTTGCGGCCCCACACGAGGAATCCCCGGGGACTCGGCGCAGACCAGGTAAGCACAGGGTTCATGATCCCTACCGGCCGCGCGGGGGGCGGTCGCAACACCTCCACCACCTGGCCCGAGGGATCGCGCCGCGTCCAGCTGTTCTCCCTGTCGAGTGCATAGGTGAAGCCGGCGGTGTCGATCTGCATCACGGGAAGGCCCAACCGAACCCTATGCCCCGCGAGCTCGAGCGGTACCGAGCCGATGAAGTCACCGGCGTCGGAGAATCGGTGCATTCGCAGGTTGGGCGGATCCCACACGAGCATCGTTCCGTCGCGAGGGTCTCGCCGGACCTGTAGGGGCATCGCGAACTCTCCGGGCCCCTCTCCCCGGCGTCCGACGTCACCCAGATGATCACCCTCCGGGGAGTACCGGCGCACGCGGGCGGCCTGCTGGTCGAGGATCCAGAGGTCACCGTTCGCGGTGATCGCCATCCCCGCGACCCGCTCGAGCAGAAATGCCTCGTCGCCGTCCAGGGAGCCGATGCGGAGTTCCTCGATCAGCCGTGGCGACTCGCCCCAGACGGGCGGGTTGTCGGCGCGGACGACGCGCACGTCCTGGGCGCGGGCGCCGGCTGCCGTGGCGATGAGCAGAAGGGCGACGCGAAGGATCATGGAGCCAGTCCCGGCCACGCGCGACGATGCGTCGTCACGGGGAGCACGGCTCCAGCCGATAGAGTACCGCCGACGGCACATCGAGCTCGTTCAACTCGATGCCCAGCACGCTGCCGTCCCGCGAGTCCATGAAGACGAACCGAGCGGGCGGCAGCAGGTTGCGAAGGCACCGACCGTCCGGTGAGACGACCAGGTAGGCGGACTCTTCCTCGCCCAACGGCGGCCTGCGCCTCAGCCAGATGGAGCCATCCGAGCCGAACTGGGGCTCGAGAAAGGGTGCCAGCGTCTCGGGAAGAACGGGATGCCAGCCCGCGTACCGGTCGCGGACGAATTCTTCCGGGAGCGGGGAGCCGACATCGGTAGTGAAGGTGACCACCTGAGCCTCGACGAAGTCCTCCCAGTACTCGTCGTCGAGAGCTTCCGCCTTTTCGATCCATCGCAGAATCCGGAAGAGCTCGCCCTCCGCCGAGAACCATCGGATCTCGGGGAGACCGTTGGACGCCCATACGAAGCCTTCCGGAGTCGGCGCGGTGAGTCCCTCGGTTCCCATCGGACGTGGCTGAAGGCGACTGCCGACGCGCACGATGTCTACGAAGTCCACACTCGCAAGGGTGTCGAGCGCCTCACCCCGGGCATCCCCAACGAGTACCGCGGCGCGTAGCGGCCCTTCCGATTGGAGCTTGTACGGAGTCGCGCCGTAGATGCCCCAGAAGACTCGGCCGTCGGCCATCACGCCGCTCGGGGCATGGAAGACCGCCGGTCGGTCCTCGGCCATCTGCCGGGTTGCGACGGCGGTGTCGAAGAAGGTGGTGACGCGATTGCTCGTGAGGTCGTACGCCACGATGGAGTCCGATGAGACGGCCGCGATTCGTGCGATGCTCTCGAACTCGCCGGGCCCTTCACCCGGCCCACCGACGGAATCCACCAACTCGAGTTGGTCGGAGAGGTGGTACATCCGGCGCGCGATCACGTCGACCACCAGAACGGATCCATCAGGAAGGAGCCTTCCGTGTCGGAGCGCTTGAAATGGTGGGTCCCCACCCGACCAGCCGACTCGGCTCAGAGGCTCACCCAGCGTGACCCGTTCGGCCTCGCGCGAGTCGCTCATCGAGATGATCTCGACCCCAGCGCTGTCGGGGGCGGACAGATCTGCTGCGACCTCCGGGGGTGCGTCGCCGGAATCCCGGCAACCCGTGGGGGCGAGGAGGAAGACCGAGACGAGGAGGAGTCTCAGGAGCGGCGCGGCTACGTCATCGACGACGCTCGTGTTCTTCACCGGGCTCGTGCTCAGCGGCCGAGTCCGGATTCCGCCGGAAGTTGGGGCACATCCTCATCACCCGCCTTCAGCTCGGGGCGCCGAGCGACGCCGTTCAGGCCCACACCCACCACACCCCCGATCCCGAGCAGCCACCACGCTGCTTCGGTCCACCGCACGATGAGCTCGAAGACGGACACCTGCAGGTCGCCGCGCAGGTAGAGGAAGAGGGCTGCCGCAACCAGCGGCACGACGAAGGAGGCCATCGCGCCGGCGACTCCCGCCTTCCAATGCGGGAGGCGATCCGATGCTTCGGTGCGGCCGAGTGTGGCGACGCCGCCCGCGAAGGCACCGCCTACGAGGGCGCCGAGGCCAGAAGCCCCCACGAGAGGCAGGACGATCTCGCCGATTCCGATCGGATCCCCGAGGAGCACCGCGAGGACACCGATGATCACGATGATGGCGGCTCCGACTCCGCCGCCGAGCGCAGAGAAGAACAGGATGGCTCGAGCCACGCGCCCGGTGCGGTCGTCGTCCATGGGGCCCCGGCGGTCGGAGGAGAAGAAACTTCTACACTTTGCGAATATCCTGCGGCGTACCGCAACCCGCTTGATCTCGGTGCCCCACCCGCGTCACTCGCGCCCCACCAACTGAACTAGGCTGGCTCGGGGCCCGGGATACGCTGGCGAAGTAGCACGCACGTGCTACATTGGGTGTAGCTACTTCTCCCGATATCGGAGGAATTCCATGGTGCGTACGGTGACACTCCGAAAGATGGGTGGATCCATCGGGGCCACTCTGCCCAAGGATCTGGCCGAGCGTCTCCATCTCGATGCCGGGGATGAGGTCTTCATCGTAGAGACGGAGCGGGGCCTGCTCATCACCCCGTACGACCCCACCTTCGAAGCGGCGATGGCTGCCTATCGGCGAGGCGCGAAGAAGTACAAGAACGCGCTTCGCGAACTGGCGAAGTAGGACTCCGTGGCGACGGAACCGCGGTGGCTCGATCGAGGAATCGTGGAAGCCCTGCATGCCGACCAGATCGCCCAGCACGGAGGCGGTTCGGGCCTGCGAGATGAAGCTCTGCTGGAATCCGCCCTCACACGTCCGCAGCAGCGGTGGCACGACGACCCGACTTCAGACCTGGGGACGCTGGCAGCCGCCTATGGGTACGGGCTGGTGAAGAACCATCCGTTCGTCGACGGCAACAAGCGGGCTTCGCTCGTGACGATGTACGCATTCCTGGCCATCAAT contains the following coding sequences:
- the bla gene encoding class A beta-lactamase, whose translation is MTLSALAACAPADSSAEHSDDPPAADIAPESSELAERAAALEQEVGGRIGVAMVDGEGAVIDSYRGEERFAMCSTFKLPLAAMMLERAVGDDPALDEVLPYDESDLLDYAPSAREHVAAGGMTVRDLAEAAVIVSDNTAANLLLERTGGPAGLTDFFRRHGDSATRLDRTEPALNENAPGDERDTTTPEAMATLIQRLALGDGLPVGARDQLQEWAVANRTGDNRIRAGIPAGWRVGDKTGSCGNASNDVGIVWPPEGEPFVLAVYIDRPTAEASAVDGVFAELAGVAAAEAAGTGN
- the mutY gene encoding A/G-specific adenine glycosylase — protein: MPGLRSSDAALGAFRRALLAFYDDVARPLPWRDTRDPYAIWVSEVMAQQTRVETVVPYYLRWLERYPTVEALADAPLDDVLKSWEGLGYYSRARNLHRAAGVVAEDHGGAVPDSFEGLRALPGVGEYTAGAIASIAFERAVPAVDGNVRRVYARLADEPRPGTAEVRDWAERVVDPARPGDFNQALMELGATVCTPRNPACGGCPVRAHCRALAAGTVEERPAPKKRARVRKELRAVGVFVRSADGKAPADAPVALLRRRPAEGLLAGLWEFPSVPLGLRAADRAVQAGVRELAADLGLTAVDGPGERLDPVPHQFSHLHVIYRPWMVAVEGDVGAGVGGTASDEPVRWTPLHDPGDLALPVAQQRIAALAAARRPSSRSFE
- a CDS encoding hemolysin family protein, which translates into the protein MTTLFWVLSTSLSVSFLCSILEAVLLSITRGHVAVMKENGEPAGDLLEAMQAKIDEPIAAILTLNTIAHTMGAAMGGSLAYTVFGEAWVAAFSAVLTFVILVVTEIIPKTVGATFWKQLAAPTAYVLRSLVWIMKPILVPLSLFSRAIASGNEQPTVSRVELEVLAGIGRREGTLDEDEWQVVTNVIRLDEVTVGEVMTPRIDMTAVPITATLEEARTVMLGQGHLRLPVYDETVDNVVGILLARDLWQTLTDGGGQLADILRPAQFAPASKLVEDLIPEMRAKRTKMTIVLDEFGGTAGLVTLEDLIEEIVGEIQDEHEEDEPENWQRIEGKRAWRIWGGVPLRDVVERFELSDVDADSADTLGGWLFAEIGRVARIDDVIETEDGRFRVTQMRGRRIEFAVYQPGEEEPDEE
- a CDS encoding Fic family protein gives rise to the protein MLFRLAEIKLQLHANCNIRLRPIVMKLPESPPDHQELLRDLPRSRLGAVIPHSQVTVSGSYLHWDQLRHRTPPGDLTHAEWWLGVRLARAGAMEALPFTQKDGRPFVLVHAPPIREGLHRIDQSFGMSAGSNGAVRDIVDAHGTSYLLVNSLIEEAIRSSQLEGASTTHDAAKDMIREKRQPSDRSERMIMNNYAAMERLEDLSREPLTAEHVLELHRILVDGTLDDPTRAGVFRTDDDNIVVGLLHSIETAHVPPRAAELAERLDVLVAFANDESPDRWLHPVLRSILIHFMIGYDHPFVDGNGRVARALFYWSMLRYGYPLAKFLSISRVLRHAPAKYARAYLYSETDGGDVTYFLDHQIGVIRKSVESLEQYVQKKAEDIREVEQQVRARHDLNHRQIRLLAHALRKPGAKYTVRSHEASHRVAYNTALADLRDLVDKGLLFQSKEGRQFVFIAPNDLGRRLKRVEPSRGDRQRDP
- a CDS encoding AbrB/MazE/SpoVT family DNA-binding domain-containing protein → MVRTVTLRKMGGSIGATLPKDLAERLHLDAGDEVFIVETERGLLITPYDPTFEAAMAAYRRGAKKYKNALRELAK
- a CDS encoding type II toxin-antitoxin system death-on-curing family toxin — encoded protein: MATEPRWLDRGIVEALHADQIAQHGGGSGLRDEALLESALTRPQQRWHDDPTSDLGTLAAAYGYGLVKNHPFVDGNKRASLVTMYAFLAINGQELDAPETAAVSAIIGAADGSASEEELADWIRSHLVPWEE